From a single Phalacrocorax aristotelis unplaced genomic scaffold, bGulAri2.1 scaffold_34, whole genome shotgun sequence genomic region:
- the LOC142051436 gene encoding forkhead box protein J1-like translates to MAEGWLRCLQAGKDGGPEGSVGDSDDLDDSLTSLMWLQDFSISACMGKSSCCPSDPDPQDCHSIPSSAAPCSPPAADPARMGMPHTPCKPISSPTLSTAHHPTAAHPQLMQDIDYKTNPHIKPPYSYATLICMAMEASQKPKITLSAIYKWITDNFCYFRHADPNWQNSIRHNLSWNKGFIKVPREKGERGKGGFWKLDPQYADRLKSGAFKKRRMPPVQIHPAVTDRAQQEAQSVASPTTSACASSNSLNVSVELQQLLKEFEEVTGDQNWNLADGKAGHKRKQPLPEQTAKAPRLSNPALLTQEEQTELASLKGSLDWEAILNTTLNGDFSTFGDLELTPPISPLTRDLDLMLHGHHIASPQGQEHVLTESNHDNLDFDETFMATAFLQHPWHQGANDYLSNSGNVEEVFELSDGSLPADVSDWSSLVSLL, encoded by the exons ATGGCTGAGGGGTGGCtgcgctgcctgcaggcaggaaaggaCGGAGGGCCGGAGGGCAGCGTGGGGGACTCAGACGACCTGGACGACAGCCTGACCAGCCTCATGTGGCTGCAGGACTTCTCGATCAGCGCCTGCATGGGCAagtcctcctgctgccccagtgACCCGGACCCCCAGGACTGTCACAGCATCCCCAGCTCTGCCGCGCCGTGCTCGCCCCCGGCCGCCGACCCGGCACGCATGGGCATGCCCCACACTCCCTGCAAGCCCATCTCCTCCCCCACCTTGAGCACGGCGCACCACCCCACGGCCGCGCACCCTCAGCTCATGCAGGACATCGACTACAAGACCAACCCACACATCAAGCCACCCTACTCCTACGCCACCCTCATCTGCATGGCGATGGAAGCCAGCCAGAAGCCCAAAATCACCCTCTCCGCCATCTACAAGTGGATTACTGACAACTTCTGCTACTTCCGACACGCCGATCCCAACTGGCAG AACTCCATCCGACACAACCTCTCCTGGAACAAGGGCTTCATCAAGGTGCCCCGGGAGAAGGGCGAGCGAGGGAAAGGTGGGTTTTGGAAGCTTGACCCCCAATACGCCGACCGGCTCAAGAGTGGTGCCTTCAAAAAGCGGAGGATGCCCCCGGTGCAGATCCACCCAGCTGTCACCGACAGAGCCCAGCAAGAAGCACAGAGCGTCGCCAGCCCGACCACTTCAGCTTGCGCCTCCAGTAACAGCCTCAACGTCAGCGTGGAgctacagcagctgctgaaagagtTTGAAGAAGTCACCGGTGACCAGAACTGGAACCTAGCGGATGGCAAAGCAGGGCACAAGCGCAAGCAGCCCTTGCCCGAGCAAACGGCCAAGGCGCCTCGGCTTTCCAACCCTGCCTTGCTGACCCAGGAAGAGCAGACTGAGCTGGCATCACTGAAAGGCAGCCTTGACTGGGAAGCCATCCTCAACACCACCCTGAATGGAGACTTCTCCACTTTTGGGGACCTGGAGCTCACGCCTCCCATCAGCCCCCTAACACGCGACCTGGACTTGATGCTACACGGGCACCACATCGcctctccccaggggcaggagcacGTCCTCACCGAATCCAACCACGACAACCTGGACTTTGATGAAACCTTCATGGCCACGGCCTTCCTGCAGCACCCCTGGCACCAAGGGGCAAACGATTACCTCTCCAACTCCGGCAACGTGGAGGAGGTGTTTGAACTCAGCGATGGCTCTTTGCCAGCAGATGTGAGCGACTGGAGCAGTCTGGTGTCCCTCTTATAA